The Porites lutea chromosome 11, jaPorLute2.1, whole genome shotgun sequence genome includes a region encoding these proteins:
- the LOC140953008 gene encoding synaptic plasticity regulator PANTS-like, translating into MTSSIFGEQNIVENDNVTTSEFKAPKCLEFFDKWRFCASSRNQFHQYYIYGKFQDCSVFRKAMMSCIRYKTTKSPEDRDFMIEVLRMNEIKFTSSSVWEKRENPREYWNSGRE; encoded by the exons ATGACATCGAGTATTTTTGGAGAACAGAATATCGTTGAAAATGACAACGTGACGACCTCTGAATTTAAG GCACCCAAGTGTCTGGAATTTTTTGACAAATGGAGATTTTGTGCAT CCTCCAGGAATCAGTTTCATCAGTATTATATATATGGAAAGTTTCAGGACTGCTCAGTGTTTAGAAAAGCCATGATGAGTTGTATACGTTACAAAACTACAAAGTCCCCAGAAGATAGG gATTTTATGATTGAAGTCCTGAGAATGAATGAAATTAAGTTCACGTCATCGTCAGTGTGGGAAAAGAGAGAGAACCCTCGTGAATACTGGAATAGCGGTAGAGAATAA
- the LOC140953200 gene encoding uncharacterized protein yields MNICSKSERKVTDAKELDVTDKPKHAQDYKEIDNSQGRILIYPAEFDAENEKEYLDFQRWCQEDDTDMPSWPPEEETPKEEEKKSQIDEETDEDSDDESDDSYDWSPEYPEQYTVTSDPIPAEATISRPIAYLLFRDRAELLFQGITKAISSAKKSTKLSPLQEAVLKNINENRKLPRIALSLERTSFLVRVSVLRSSVPVYRDIRVPSNMNLRMFQTRVLCPVFDWDSKIMPLKYMYYLPHTCYPSGRRPLSNFKDIVFTTPYQDDFTGMVMTFNQEATNAEIIDDRNVCLVDFLQDAGNTLYYQHNLAIPVTLQLKLLQIGQEDTVELIGGTGISPPESDLVTDGPFDEQILGIDTFNLAIKWLQSVSIHESYKREGMRLLQIQLKDSKTFDPTKFDLPGARERLNRSIRHSTARTHLPITTGQSMAVMFSDDPRAIIRNLPKVSFLGMCKTCLKENVKLLKCGRCKSVFYCSKDCQKKDWKSHKAVCAVAYHK; encoded by the exons ATGAATATATGTAGTAAGAGTGAAAGGAAAGTGACCGATGCCAAAGAGTTGGATGTCACAGACAAACCGAAGCATGCTCAAGATTATAAG GAGATAGACAACAGCCAGGGTAGGATATTGATCTACCCAGCTGAGTTTGATGCAGAAAACGAAAAGGAATATTTAGACTTTCAGCGTTGGTGCCAAGAGGATGACACGGATATGCCATCGTGGCCGCCCGAAGAGGAAACTcccaaagaagaagaaaaaaagagccAAATAGACGAAGAAACCGACGAGGACAGTGACGACGAAAGTGACGACAGCTATGACTGGTCCCCAGAATATCCAGAACAGTATACAGTCACAAGCGATCCAATACCTGCTGAAGCAACCATTAGTCGTCCGATCGCCTACCTGCTATTTAGAGACAGAGCCGAGCTTTTGTTTCAAGGCATCACGAAAGCTATTTCGTCGGCCAAAAAATCTACAAAATTAAGCCCCTTACAGGAAGCAGTTTTGAAGAACATTAACGAAAACAGAAAATTGCCTCGCATTGCGTTGTCGCTTGAGAGAACTAGCTTTCTGGTTCGTGTTTCTGTTCTACGGTCATCTGTGCCTGTTTACCGAGACATTAGGGTCCCATCAAATATGAATCTGCGCATGTTCCAAACCCGCGTTCTGTGTCCTGTCTTCGACTGGGATTCAAAGATAATGCCtctaaaatacatgtactacCTCCCGCATACGTGCTATCCCTCTGGGCGCCGACCCTTGTCAAACTTCAAAGACATTGTGTTCACAACACCCTATCAAGACGATTTCACTGGGATGGTGATGACATTCAACCAGGAAGCCACTAATGCggaaatcattgacgataggaATGTTTGTCTCGTAGACTTTTTGCAGGATGCCGGGAACACTTTATACTACCAGCATAACCTGGCAATACCTGTAACGTTACAGCTCAAACTTTTGCAAATTGGCCAAGAGGATACTGTGGAGCTTATTGGAGGGACGGGCATCAGTCCACCTGAGAGTGACTTGGTAACGGATGGCCCATTTGACGAACAAATACTTGGAATTGATACTTTCAATCTTGCTATCAAATGGCTACAATCTGTCTCTATCCACGAGAGCTACAAGAGGGAAGGCATGCGCCTGTTGCAGATCCAACTGAAAGACTCAAAGACGTTTGACCCGACAAAATTTGATCTACCTGGTGCGCGCGAAAGACTTAATCGGTCAATTCGTCATTCTACTGCAAGGACCCATCTACCAATCACGACAGGGCAATCAATGGCCGTGATGTTTTCAGATGACCCAAGAGCCATTATTAGGAATCTCCCAAAAGTAAGTTTTTTGGGAATGTGTAAAACATGCCTTAAAGAGAACGTCAAATTGCTAAAATGTGGACGTTGTAAAAGCGTGTTTTACTGCTCAAAAGACTGCCAGAAAAAAGACTGGAAGTCTCATAAAGCAGTGTGTGCCGTTGCTTACCATAAATAA